The following proteins are co-located in the Camelina sativa cultivar DH55 chromosome 12, Cs, whole genome shotgun sequence genome:
- the LOC104730057 gene encoding alkane hydroxylase MAH1 produces the protein MASISLLQVSVAILGFLILHYLLFKKLYGRFRLNWPVLRMLPALLRALHRIYDYSVKILEISNLTFPFEGPQFAGMDMLVTVDPANIHHIMTSNFTNYIKGPAFQDVFDVFGDGIITTDLELWKTLRKSYQAILHRQEFQRFSMSTMTRKLKDGLVPLLDHFAEKGTTVDLQDVFGRFTFDTILILATGSDPRSLSVEMPEDEFAKALDDVGEGILYRHVKPRFLWKLQNWVGLGEEKKMTKANAIFDRVCAKYISGKREEMKRSQGVIDKSNVESEDILTSFIKLDTTKYKLLNTSDDKFLRDNILTFILAGRDTTASALSWFFWLLSENPKVVAKIRQEVINTDLSRTGNSQENLDKLVYLHGALCEALRLYPPVCFGRKSPIKSDVLPSGHKVDANSNIVICLYALGRMRAVWGEDALQFKPERWITENGGMKHEPSFKFLSFNAGPRTCLGKHIALNQMKIVAVEILQNYDIKVVEGQKIEPVLGIILSMKHGLRITVTKRCLA, from the coding sequence ATGGCTTCAATAAGTCTACTTCAAGTTTCTGTAGCCATCCTTGGTTTTCTTATCCTCCATTACTTGCTCTTCAAGAAACTTTATGGCCGGTTCCGATTGAACTGGCCGGTCCTCCGGATGCTCCCTGCTCTGCTCAGGGCACTTCACCGAATCTATGACTACAGCGTTAAGATTCTCGAAATCTCTAACTTGACGTTTCCATTCGAAGGACCGCAGTTTGCTGGAATGGATATGTTGGTCACGGTAGATCCAGCTAACATTCATCATATAATGACCTCAAATTTCACAAATTACATCAAAGGACCGGCGTTCCAAGATGTTTTTGATGTGTTCGGAGACGGGATCATCACCACAGACTTGGAGCTATGGAAGACTCTGAGGAAGTCTTATCAAGCCATTCTCCATCGTCAAGAGTTTCAAAGGTTTTCAATGAGTACCATGACACGTAAACTCAAGGACGGGCTTGTTCCCCTTCTTGATCATTTTGCAGAGAAAGGAACGACCGTGGACTTGCAAGACGTGTTCGGGAGGTTCACCTTCGATACAATCTTAATCCTTGCAACCGGTTCTGATCCTAGATCTCTCTCCGTTGAAATGCCTGAAGATGAATTTGCTAAAGCTCTCGACGATGTTGGAGAAGGGATTTTGTATAGGCATGTCAAACCAAGATTCTTGTGGAAGCTGCAAAACTGGGTGGGAttaggagaagagaagaagatgactaAAGCTAATGCAATTTTTGACCGTGTGTGTGCAAAATACATATCAggcaagagagaagagatgaaaaGATCACAAGGGGTTATTGATAAATCCAATGTGGAGAGTGAGGATATTTTAACTTCCTTCATTAAGCTAGATACAACCAAGTACAAGCTCTTGAATACGAGTGACGACAAGTTCCTCAGAGACAACATCTTAACTTTCATTCTAGCCGGAAGAGACACAACAGCCTCTGCTCTCTCTTGGTTCTTCTGGCTTCTCTCTGAAAATCCAAAAGTGGTAGCCAAGATTCGCCAAGAGGTCATCAACACGGATCTATCAAGAACCGGAAATAGCCAAGAGAATCTGGACAAGTTGGTGTATTTACATGGTGCGTTGTGTGAGGCATTGAGACTTTACCCACCAGTTTGCTTCGGGCGCAAGTCTCCTATCAAATCAGATGTGTTACCAAGTGGTCATAAAGTCGATGCAAACTCCAATATTGTTATCTGTCTTTATGCGTTGGGGAGGATGCGAGCAGTTTGGGGAGAAGACGCATTGCAGTTCAAGCCAGAGAGATGGATTACCGAGAATGGAGGCATGAAACATGAGCCTTCCTTCAAGTTTTTATCGTTTAATGCCGGTCCAAGAACTTGTCTAGGTAAGCACATAGCTTTGAATCAAATGAAGATAGTGGCAGTGGAGATATTACAAAACTATGACATTAAGGTTGTCGAAGGGCAGAAGATTGAGCCAGTTCTTGGTATTATACTGTCGATGAAGCACGGACTTAGAATCACAGTTACGAAGAGATGTTTAGCGTGA
- the LOC104730058 gene encoding uncharacterized protein LOC104730058 isoform X2 produces MQRRSPPKHRHDGTSPLPLGMDWSPPPRKWSGRDTVWPHDPRTGWSYCVTIPSWIVLPKSRNSDPVVFYRVQVSLQSPEGVTTMRGVLRRFNDFLKLLSDLKRTFPRKSFPSAPPKGLLRMKSRAVLEERRCSLEEWITKLLSDIELARSVVVASFLELEAAARSACQDVDQNASDANNDRNSTSSSSPLVHPSLSLFHAGGSSLTSDYGSDTAYETSELGSPSLGQDDISEIGTEDLTLDEDITNPIEKLVNFSMSNIDEGLSMSQTILEQLEDFPKHKARSRYVNNILGKDVYNGNASKGVVLANNGSRLLSEPESSHSVMHDRKLSVESADGFALHTGETSTPGLLSSSSDSYLDLRRGPAVALGSGLAGNPERQGSAQIVLPLELRNKLNRILLATNERLVNAKTDMEDLIARLNQEIAVKDYLNKKVDDLEGELETTKQRSKENLEQAIMSERERFNQMQWDMEELRQKSYEMEMKLKLREDGSSHAEPTEQSTISERHVFSKELDAKKQQLEDLSKRYEELEAKSKADIKVLVKEVKSLRRSHVELEKELTQSLTDKTEAEKLLQQERELLENTVAARKKLLSDCRILHDRLKEYNLNFSVDGNSNFAEDSTAVSDALRLLSISDDQIEEAQLLAGFDENAAAQDIDKSLSTDTETRIVEDELRKILANIFVENAKLRKQVNSAMLRALQKDAKTNEDVNEEIGDEKVEASTETLK; encoded by the exons ATGCAGAGACGGAGTCCGCCGAAGCATAGGCATGACGGAACATCGCCGCTTCCATTGGGAATGGATTGGAGTCCTCCCCCGCGCAAATGG AGTGGTAGAGATACAGTATGGCCTCATGATCCACGAACCGGATGGAGTTATTGTGTCACTATACCTTCCTGGATTGTTCTTCCAAAGTCGAGAAACTCAGACCCTGTTGTG TTTTACAGGGTTCAAGTAAGTTTGCAATCCCCTGAAGGTGTTACCACAATGCGAGGAGTGTTGAGaagatttaatgattttcttaagcTTTTATCCGAT CTTAAAAGAACATTTCCTAGAAAAAGTTTTCCGTCAGCTCCCCCCAAAGGGCTCTTGCGTATGAAAAGCAGAGCAGTGTTAGAAGAg AGAAGGTGCTCTCTTGAGGAGTGGATAACGAAGCTATTATCTGATATAGAATTGGCAAGAAGTGTCGTAGTTGCATCCTTTCTTGAACTAGAAGCTGCTGCTAGGTCTG CATGCCAAGATGTAGATCAGAATGCCTCTGATGCCAATAATGATAGAAATAGCACAAGTTCGTCGTCTCCTTTGGTTCACCCAAGTCTGAGCTTGTTTCATGCGGGTGGGAGTTCTCTCACATCTGACTATGGCAGTGATACTGCTTATGAAACATCTGAGCTTGGATCACCAAGTTTAGGACAGGATGATATTTCTGAAATTGGCACCGAAGATCTAACTCTGGATGAGGATATTACAAATCCAATAGAGAAGCTCGTTAACTTCAGCATGTCCAACATTGACGAGGGACTTTCAATGAGCCAAACTATTCTTGAGCAACTTGAAGACTTTCCCAAGCATAAAGCTCGCTCAAGATATGTCAATAATATCCTAGGGAAG GATGTGTATAATGGAAATGCTTCTAAAGGTGTAGTTCTTGCTAACAATGGCTCACGACTTCTTTCTGAACCAGAATCATCTCACTCAGTAATGCATGATAGAAAGCTTTCTGTTGAGAGTGCTGATGGGTTTGCTCTACACACTGGTGAAACATCAACACCTGGTCTCCTAAGTTCAAGCAGTGATAGCTACCTGGATCTACGCCGAGGTCCTGCTGTAGCACTTGGATCTGGGCTTGCTGGTAACCCGGAGAGGCAGGGTAGTGCACAAATAGTTCTTCCACTGGAGCTTCGGAATAAATTGAACAGAATTTTGTTAGCCACGAATGAGAGACTTGTTAATGCAAAAACAGATATGGAAGATCTTATAGCAAGACTAAATCAAGAGATAGCCGTGAAAGATTACCTGAACAAGAAG GTTGATGATCTAGAAGGGGAACTTGAAACTACTAAGCAGAGAAGCAAAGAGAACTTGGAGCAAGCTATTATGAGCGAGAGGGAAAGATTCAATCAGATGCAGTGGGATATGGAAGAACTTAGACAAAAATCTTACGAGATGGAAATGAAGTTAAAATTAAGAGAG GATGGGAGCTCACATGCAGAACCCACTGAACAGTCAACTATCTCTGAAAGACATGTTTTTTCGAAAGAGTTGGATgccaaaaaacaacaactagaGGACCTCTCTAAGCGATATGAAGAATTAGAGGCAAAATCAAAAGCAGATATTAAAGTTCTTGTCAAAGAGGTCAAATCTCTGAGGCGTTCTCATGTGGAATTAGAGAAAGAGCTGACACAATCTTTGACAGATAAAACTGAAGCCGAG AAACTACTCCAACAGGAAAGAGAACTACTTGAGAACACTGTAGCGGCTAGAAAAAAGCTGCTTAGTGACTGCAGGATTCTCCACGACCGGCTTAAAGAGTACAACTTGAATTTTTCAGTGGACGGAAACAGTAACTTCGCAGAGGACTCAACTGCAGTATCAGACGCTTTGCGTTTGCTGTCAATATCTGATGATCAAATTGAGGAG GCTCAGCTACTTGCCGGGTTTGATGAAAATGCTGCTGCTCAAGATATAGATAAATCTCTCAGCACCGATACCGAAACAAGAATTGTGGAGGACGAGCTGAGGAAGATACTGGCAAACATCTTTGTTGAGAACGCGAAATTGAGAAAACAGGTGAACTCTGCAATGCTTCGTGCTCTCCAGAAAGACGCAAAGACCAACGAAGATGTGAATGAGGAAATTGGTGATGAGAAAGTAGAGGCATCAACAGAGACATTAAAGTGA
- the LOC104730055 gene encoding pantothenate kinase 2 isoform X2, whose amino-acid sequence MSVWILFIPSSFIAEILILGVPGPCLWGLVLSRRMYNLQVTGGGAYKFADLFKERLGVSIEKEDEMHCLVSGANFLLKAIRHEAFTHMEGEKEFVQIDPNDLYPYLLVNVGSGVSIIKVDGEGKFERVSGTNVGGGTYWGLGRLLTKCKSFDELLELSQKGDNSAIDMLVGDIYGGMDYSKIGLSASTIASSFGKAISENKELDDYRPEDISLSLLRMISYNIGQISYLNALRFGLKRIFFGGFFIRGHAYTMDTISFAVHFWSKGEMQAMFLRHEGFLGALGAFMSYEKHGLDDLMSHQLVERFPMGAPYTGGNIHGPPLGDLNEKISWMEKFVRRGTEITAPVPMTPSKTTGLGGFEVPSSRGSALRSDASALNVGVLHLVPTLEVFPLLADPKTYEPNTIDLSDQGEREYWLKVLSEHLPDLVDTAVASEGGTEDAKRRGDAFARAFSAHLARLMEEPAAYGKLGLANLLELREECLREFQFVDAYRSIKQRENEASLAVLPDLLEELDSMSEEARLLTLIEGVLAANIFDWGSRACVDLYHKGTIIEIYRMSRNKMQRPWRIDDFDAFKERMLGSGGKQPHRHKRALLFVDNSGADVILGMLPLAREFIRRGTEVVLVANSLPALNDVTAMELPDIVAGAAKHCDILRRAAEMGGLLVDAMVNPGDGSKKDLTSAPLMVVENGCGSPCIDLRQVSSELAAAAKDADLVVLEGMGRALHTNFNAQFKCEALKLAMVKNQRLAEKLIKGNIYDCVCRYEPPSL is encoded by the exons ATGAGTGTTTGGATTTTATTCATTCCAAGCAGCTTCATCGCCGAG ATCCTTATCCTTGGAGTTCCAGGACCTTGCCTTTGGGGACTGGTGTTATCAAG GCGTATGTATAACTTACAGGTCACAGGTGGCGGGGCCTATAAATTTGCAGACTTGTTCAAGGAACGGCTGGGTGTTAGtattgagaaagaagatgaaatgcATTGCCTTGTTTCTGGAGCAAATTTTTTGCTCAAA GCTATTCGACATGAAGCCTTCACGCACATGGAGGGTGAAAAAGAATTTGTACAGATAGATCCAAATGACTTGTATCCCTATCTTCTTGTGAACGTTGGGTCTGGTGTTAGCATAATCAAG GTTGATGGAGAAGGAAAGTTTGAACGTGTGAGTGGGACTAATGTTGGTGGTGGTACCTACTGGGGATTAGGAAGACTTCTAACGAAGTGCAAGAG ttttgatgaGTTGTTAGAACTCAGCCAAAAGGGAGATAATAGTGCCATTGACATGCTTGTTGGTGATATTTATGGGGGCATGGATTACTCCAAG ATTGGTCTTTCTGCTTCAACAATAGCTTCTAGTTTTGGCAAGGCGATCTCTGAAAATAAGGAACTGGACGATTACCGACCTGAAGATATTTCATTGTCTCTATTGCGGATGATTTCATACAATATTGGACAG ATATCATATTTGAACGCCCTTCGCTTTGGGTTGAAGCGAATATTTTTTGGAGGATTTTTCATAAGGGGTCATGCATATACCATGGACACAATTTCCTTTGCTGTACATTTCTG GTCGAAAGGAGAGATGCAAGCTATGTTCTTGAGGCATGAAGGTTTTCTGGGTGCTCTGGGTGCGTTCATGAGCTATGAGAAGCACGGTTTGGATGATTTAATGTCACATCAGTTGGTTGAGAGGTTCCCAATGGGTGCACCATATACTGGAGGAAATATTCACGGACCACCTCTCGGTGATTTGAACGAGAAG ATTTCGTGGATGGAAAAGTTTGTGCGTAGAGGAACTGAAATAACTGCTCCTGTACCGATGACTCCATCTAAAACAACTGGCCTTGGAGGGTTTGAAGTTCCTTCATCCAGAGGTAGTGCTTTAAGATCTGATGCCAGTGCATTAAACGTTGGTGTTCTCCATCTTGTGCCCACACTGGAGGTGTTCCCATTGCTGGCTGACCCAAAAAC GTATGAGCCTAACACAATTGATCTATCAGATCAAGGCGAACGAGA GTACTGGCTCAAAGTTCTGTCCGAGCATTTACCAGACCTTGTTGATACG GCTGTGGCAAGTGAAGGAGGAACTGAGGATGCGAAAAGGCGTGGTGATGCTTTTGCTCGTGCTTTTTCAGCTCATTTGGCAAG ATTAATGGAAGAGCCAGCTGCATATGGAAAGCTGGGGCTAGCAAATCTCTTGGAACTTAGGGAAGAATGCTTAAGGGAATTCCAGTTTGTTGATGCCTATAGAAGCATCAAGCAAAG GGAGAACGAGGCATCACTTGCTGTTTTACCTGATTTACTGGAGGAGCTTGATTCAATGAGCGAG GAGGCAAGGTTGCTTACACTTATAGAAGGTGTTCTTGCTGCAAACATATTCGACTGGGGATCTCGAGCATGTGTGGATCTTTATCACAAAGGAACCATTATTGAAATATACAGAATGAGTCGCAACAAGATGCAGAGACCGTGGAGG ATAGATGATTTTGATGCTTTCAAAGAAAGGATGCTTGGATCTGGAGGTAAGCAGCCTCATCGACATAAAAGAGCGTTACTTTTTGTTGATAACTCGGGAGCAGACGTTATTCTTGGGATGCTTCCTCTTGCCCGAGAGTTTATCCGTCGTGGGACTGAA GTTGTTTTAGTGGCAAACTCTCTTCCTGCTCTTAACGACGTTACCGCTATGGAACTCCCTGATATAGTCGCAGGGGCTGCTAAG CACTGTGACATCTTAAGAAGAGCGGCAGAAATGGGAGGCTTACTTGTAGATGCGATGGTAAATCCGGGAGATGGGTCAAAGAAGGATTTAACTTCAGCACCATTGATGGTTGTTGAAAATGGATGCGGAAGTCCTTGCATCGACCTCAGACAAGTCAGCTCCGAGCTTGCAGCCGCTGCCAAAGACGCTGATCTT GTTGTCTTGGAAGGTATGGGAAGAGCACTTCACACCAACTTCAACGCTCAATTCAAATGCGAGGCTCTCAAG CTAGCAATGGTGAAAAATCAGAGATTGGCTGAGAAGTTGATAAAAGGAAACATATATGATTGTGTATGCAGATACGAGCCTCCCTCTCTTTAA
- the LOC104730059 gene encoding vesicle-associated membrane protein 711 yields the protein MTILYALVARGTVFLSEFSATATNASNIAKQILEKVPGNDDSNVSYSQDRYVFHVKRTDGLTVLCMAEETAGRRIPFAFLEDIHQRFVRTYARAVHTAQAYAMNDEFSRVLSQQIEYYSNDPNADRINRIKGEMNQVRGVMIENIDKVLDRGERLELLVDKTANMQGNTFRFRKQARRFRSNVWWRNCKLTVLLIVLLLVIIYIGVAFLCHGPTLPSCI from the exons ATGACGATTCTGTACGCTCTCGTGGCTCGTGGTACGGTCTTTCTTTCCGAGTTCAGCGCCACGGCTACGAATGCCAGCAACATCGCCAAACAGATCCTCGAGAAAGTCCCTGGTAACGACGACAGCAACGTCTCCTACTCTCAGGATCGCTACGTCTTTCACGTTAAACGCACCGATGGCCTCACCGTTCTCTGTATGGCTGAAGAAACCGCCGGAA GGAGGAttccttttgcttttcttgAGGATATTCACCAGAGGTTCGTACGGACTTATGCCAGGGCTGTTCATACAGCACAAGCTTATGCAATGAATGACGAATTTTCTAGAGTTCTCAGTCAGCAGATTGAGTATTACTCTAATGATCCTAATGCAGATAGGATTAATCGTATTAAGGGTGAAATGAATCAG GTGAGGGGTGTCATGATAGAGAACATTGACAAAGTTCTAGATAGAGGTGAACGCTTGGAGCTTCTTGTCGATAAAACCGCCAATATGCAGGGGAATACATTCCGTTTCAGAAAGCAAGCTCGTCGTTTCCGAAGCAATGTCTGGTGGAGAAATTGCAAGCTCAC GGTCCTCTTAATAGTACTACTACTGGTGATCATATACATCGGCGTGGCCTTTCTCTGCCATGGACCTACTCTACCATCTTGCATTTAA
- the LOC104730054 gene encoding putative exosome complex component rrp40: MSAKASSVLPSSLIDQIVVPGDVVLDLSNMTNQTIKLGSGLRQDSDAISAMRAGKLSYSKPNKYWVQISHKRYIPRPEDHVLGIVVESKADNFWVDIKGPQLALLPVLAFEGGTRRNIPKFEVGTLLYRRVVKTNTGMNPEVSCTDASGKAASFGPLRDGFMFETSTGLSRMLLSSPTCPVIEALGKKLSFEIAVGLNGRVWVNAAAPRTVIIVSNAMMNSESLSGTQQRIMVEKLLAKISD; this comes from the exons ATGAGTGCCAAAGCTTCTTCTGTCTTGCCCTCAAGCCTCATTGATCAGATTGTT GTTCCAGGTGATGTTGTTCTTGATTTGTCAAACATGACTAATCAGACAATCAAGCTCGGCAGTGGCCTCCGTCAG GATAGTGATGCTATCTCTGCCATGAGAGCTGGCAAATTAAGTTACTCCAAGCCTAATAAGTATTGGGTCCAAATTTCTCATAAACGG TACATACCTCGCCCTGAGGATCATGTTCTTGGAATTGTGGTAGAATCTAAAGCAGAT AATTTTTGGGTGGACATAAAAGGACCTCAACTTGCGCTTCTGCCAGTTCTTGCATTCGAaggaggaacaagaagaaataTTCCCAAGTTTGAG GTAGGCACTCTGCTTTATCGTCGGGTTGTCAAGACAAACACAGGAATGAATCCGGAGGTGTCTTGTACTGACG CAAGTGGGAAAGCTGCATCATTTGGACCCTTGAGAGATGGTTTCATGTTTGAAACTTCAACTGGTCTTTCAAGAAT GCTGTTGAGTTCACCAACATGCCCGGTCATCGAGGCTCTTGGAAAGAAACTCTCATTCGAGATAGCTGTGGGCTTAAATGGAAGAGTTTGGGTAAACGCGGCTGCTCCACGTACAGTCATTATCGTATCCAATGCAATGATGAACTCGGAATCTCTAAGTGGGACTCAGCAGAGAATCATGGTTGAGAAATTGCTCGCTAAAATTTCAGACTGA
- the LOC104730058 gene encoding uncharacterized protein LOC104730058 isoform X1, which yields MQRRSPPKHRHDGTSPLPLGMDWSPPPRKWSGRDTVWPHDPRTGWSYCVTIPSWIVLPKSRNSDPVVFYRVQVSLQSPEGVTTMRGVLRRFNDFLKLLSDLKRTFPRKSFPSAPPKGLLRMKSRAVLEERRCSLEEWITKLLSDIELARSVVVASFLELEAAARSACQDVDQNASDANNDRNSTSSSSPLVHPSLSLFHAGGSSLTSDYGSDTAYETSELGSPSLGQDDISEIGTEDLTLDEDITNPIEKLVNFSMSNIDEGLSMSQTILEQLEDFPKHKARSRYVNNILGKDVYNGNASKGVVLANNGSRLLSEPESSHSVMHDRKLSVESADGFALHTGETSTSGLLSSSSDSYLDLRRGPAVALGSGLAGNPERQGSAQIVLPLELRNKLNRILLATNERLVNAKTDMEDLIARLNQEIAVKDYLNKKVDDLEGELETTKQRSKENLEQAIMSERERFNQMQWDMEELRQKSYEMEMKLKLREDGSSHAEPTEQSTISERHVFSKELDAKKQQLEDLSKRYEELEAKSKADIKVLVKEVKSLRRSHVELEKELTQSLTDKTEAEKLLQQERELLENTVAARKKLLSDCRILHDRLKEYNLNFSVDGNSNFAEDSTAVSDALRLLSISDDQIEEAQLLAGFDENAAAQDIDKSLSTDTETRIVEDELRKILANIFVENAKLRKQVNSAMLRALQKDAKTNEDVNEEIGDEKVEASTETLK from the exons ATGCAGAGACGGAGTCCGCCGAAGCATAGGCATGACGGAACATCGCCGCTTCCATTGGGAATGGATTGGAGTCCTCCCCCGCGCAAATGG AGTGGTAGAGATACAGTATGGCCTCATGATCCACGAACCGGATGGAGTTATTGTGTCACTATACCTTCCTGGATTGTTCTTCCAAAGTCGAGAAACTCAGACCCTGTTGTG TTTTACAGGGTTCAAGTAAGTTTGCAATCCCCTGAAGGTGTTACCACAATGCGAGGAGTGTTGAGaagatttaatgattttcttaagcTTTTATCCGAT CTTAAAAGAACATTTCCTAGAAAAAGTTTTCCGTCAGCTCCCCCCAAAGGGCTCTTGCGTATGAAAAGCAGAGCAGTGTTAGAAGAg AGAAGGTGCTCTCTTGAGGAGTGGATAACGAAGCTATTATCTGATATAGAATTGGCAAGAAGTGTCGTAGTTGCATCCTTTCTTGAACTAGAAGCTGCTGCTAGGTCTG CATGCCAAGATGTAGATCAGAATGCCTCTGATGCCAATAATGATAGAAATAGCACAAGTTCGTCGTCTCCTTTGGTTCACCCAAGTCTGAGCTTGTTTCATGCGGGTGGGAGTTCTCTCACATCTGACTATGGCAGTGATACTGCTTATGAAACATCTGAGCTTGGATCACCAAGTTTAGGACAGGATGATATTTCTGAAATTGGCACCGAAGATCTAACTCTGGATGAGGATATTACAAATCCAATAGAGAAGCTCGTTAACTTCAGCATGTCCAACATTGACGAGGGACTTTCAATGAGCCAAACTATTCTTGAGCAACTTGAAGACTTTCCCAAGCATAAAGCTCGCTCAAGATATGTCAATAATATCCTAGGGAAGGATGTGTATAATGGAAATGCTTCTAAAGGTGTAGTTCTTGCTAACAATGGCTCACGACTTCTCTCTGAACCAGAATCATCTCACTCAGTAATGCATGATAGAAAGCTTTCTGTTGAGAGTGCTGATGGGTTTGCTCTACACACTGGTGAAACATCAACATCTGGTCTCCTAAGTTCAAGCAGTGATAGCTACCTGGATCTACGCCGAGGTCCTGCTGTAGCACTTGGATCTGGGCTTGCTGGTAACCCGGAGAGGCAGGGTAGTGCACAAATAGTTCTTCCACTGGAGCTTCGGAATAAATTGAACAGAATTTTGTTAGCCACAAATGAGAGACTTGTTAATGCAAAAACAGATATGGAAGATCTTATAGCAAGACTAAATCAAGAGATAGCGGTGAAAGATTACCTGAACAAAAAG GTTGATGATCTAGAAGGGGAACTTGAAACTACTAAGCAGAGAAGCAAAGAGAACTTGGAGCAAGCTATTATGAGCGAGAGGGAAAGATTCAATCAGATGCAGTGGGATATGGAAGAACTTAGACAAAAATCTTACGAGATGGAAATGAAGTTAAAATTAAGAGAG GATGGGAGCTCACATGCAGAACCCACTGAACAGTCAACTATCTCTGAAAGACATGTTTTTTCGAAAGAGTTGGATgccaaaaaacaacaactagaGGACCTCTCTAAGCGATATGAAGAATTAGAGGCAAAATCAAAAGCAGATATTAAAGTTCTTGTCAAAGAGGTCAAATCTCTGAGGCGTTCTCATGTGGAATTAGAGAAAGAGCTGACACAATCTTTGACAGATAAAACTGAAGCCGAG AAACTACTCCAACAGGAAAGAGAACTACTTGAGAACACTGTAGCGGCTAGAAAAAAGCTGCTTAGTGACTGCAGGATTCTCCACGACCGGCTTAAAGAGTACAACTTGAATTTTTCAGTGGACGGAAACAGTAACTTCGCAGAGGACTCAACTGCAGTATCAGACGCTTTGCGTTTGCTGTCAATATCTGATGATCAAATTGAGGAG GCTCAGCTACTTGCCGGGTTTGATGAAAATGCTGCTGCTCAAGATATAGATAAATCTCTCAGCACCGATACCGAAACAAGAATTGTGGAGGACGAGCTGAGGAAGATACTGGCAAACATCTTTGTTGAGAACGCGAAATTGAGAAAACAGGTGAACTCTGCAATGCTTCGTGCTCTCCAGAAAGACGCAAAGACCAACGAAGATGTGAATGAGGAAATTGGTGATGAGAAAGTAGAGGCATCAACAGAGACATTAAAGTGA
- the LOC104730056 gene encoding heat stress transcription factor B-2b-like — MGNNGYAFEHPPLKKLGPRRRYFPCELYKIVNDPKTNSVISWGEEGKSFIIWDPQEFSRDVLFKALYLLSFSLFETRLKSFGFRRVESESAAHFEYANDDFVRGEPKRALEIQKRYMQPFGPASPAYKPILIEPAALEALMSKPPSVSLLPPGTLGPMPSLQDPVALKAYFNDAWYRVVAMPKDPLSAREKELAASLMHGLKDEIMRRRASVMEALANASGPSRERDTTL, encoded by the exons ATGGGTAATAATGGTTACGCTTTTGAACATCCACCTCTCAAGAAGTTAGGCCCACGCCGCCGTTATTTCCCGTGTGAGTTATACAAGATTGTGAATGATCCTAAAACGAATTCAGTAATCTCATGGGGTGAGGAGGGCAAGAGTTTCATCATCTGGGATCCGCAGGAGTTTTCCAGAGATGTGCTTTTCAAGGCCCTTTATCTACTTTCATTTTCACTGTTCGAGACGCGGCTTAAGTCATTT ggcTTTAGAAGAGTTGAGTCTGAGTCTGCTGCCCACTTTGAATATGCAAACGATGATTTTGTGAGAGGTGAACCTAAGCGTGCTCTTGAGATACAGAAGCGCTACATGCAGCCTTTTGGACCAGCATCCCCTGCCTATAAGCCAATTTTGATAGAACCTGCTGCTTTGGAGGCATTAATGAGTAAGCCGCCCTCCGTCTCACTTCTTCCCCCTGGAACTCTTGGCCCCATGCCATCATTGCAAGATCCGGTTGCTTTGAAGGCTTACTTTAACGATGCCTGGTACCGAGTGGTAGCTATGCCAAAGGATCCATTGAGCGCTCGCGAGAAAGAACTGGCTGCGTCATTGATGCATGGTCTCAAGGACGAGATTATGCGCAGGAGAGCTTCTGTTATGGAAGCTTTGGCAAACGCTTCAGGTCCATCAAGAGAAAGAGATACCACTCTGTGA